From Candidatus Doudnabacteria bacterium, a single genomic window includes:
- a CDS encoding HD domain-containing protein, protein MNRDIDFLYEIGSLRNVPRGWRQHLGFDVASDLEHTYRLIWLALIISRMEKKGDENTIIKMALVHDVAETRTSDLSYVQKVYVKADEHRAADDMFAGTIVQDFRKIIEDYEKRDSIEAKIVKDADNLDIDLELKEIDEMGSKLPGKWKENRKFVREEKLYTESAKKLWDEIQTSDPNQWHMKMNKWLTDPNAGK, encoded by the coding sequence ATGAACCGGGATATAGATTTTTTATACGAGATCGGGTCCCTGCGGAACGTCCCGAGAGGCTGGCGTCAGCACTTGGGTTTTGACGTGGCTTCCGATCTTGAGCATACTTATCGCCTCATTTGGCTGGCGCTGATCATTTCACGGATGGAGAAAAAAGGCGATGAAAATACGATCATTAAAATGGCCCTCGTGCATGATGTGGCAGAAACCAGGACATCGGATCTAAGTTATGTGCAAAAAGTCTACGTCAAAGCCGACGAACATAGGGCGGCTGATGATATGTTTGCCGGAACGATAGTTCAGGATTTTCGGAAAATTATCGAGGACTATGAAAAAAGGGATTCCATCGAGGCTAAGATCGTAAAGGATGCAGATAATTTGGATATCGATCTGGAACTAAAGGAGATCGACGAGATGGGGTCCAAGCTTCCCGGAAAATGGAAAGAGAACAGAAAGTTTGTGCGGGAAGAAAAACTATATACTGAATCGGCAAAAAAACTCTGGGATGAAATTCAAACCTCAGATCCAAATCAATGGCATATGAAAATGAACAAATGGCTGACTGACCCGAATGCCGGGAAATAA
- the prfB gene encoding peptide chain release factor 2, giving the protein MFDLPQKKQKILELEEAMSDPGFWSDQNAAKAKSKQLSSLKKQIEDWFKFEQEIHDLEAFASEAVKETDKALETDLKSKFKLLKALYEQIRLTTFLSAKYDNHDAILSIHAGAGGVDAQDWAEMLLRMFLRFAEKNNFKAAVIDESRGAEAGIKSVVVEISGPFAYGYFKSEAGVHRLVRQSPFNSTHTRETSFALVEVLPIIEQGEFKMNMDDIEIEAKTSRGHGGQSVNTTYSAIRATHKPTGLTVTIQNERSQTQNKEQALKILTAKLAQLEEQRQQEEKLQIRGEFHSAEWGNQIRSYVLHPYKLVKDHRTNYETSDAESVLEGDLSEFVKQYLEKNRNAKV; this is encoded by the coding sequence ATCTTTGACCTGCCTCAAAAAAAACAAAAGATCCTAGAACTTGAAGAAGCAATGTCTGATCCTGGGTTCTGGTCAGACCAAAACGCGGCCAAAGCCAAGTCCAAACAGCTTTCCAGCTTAAAAAAGCAAATTGAGGACTGGTTTAAATTTGAGCAGGAAATTCACGATTTAGAGGCCTTTGCGTCTGAGGCGGTCAAAGAGACGGATAAGGCTCTGGAGACAGATTTAAAGTCAAAATTTAAGCTTTTAAAGGCTTTGTACGAACAAATCCGGCTGACCACCTTTCTTTCGGCAAAATACGATAATCATGACGCGATACTCTCCATCCATGCGGGCGCCGGCGGTGTGGATGCCCAGGATTGGGCCGAGATGCTGCTGCGCATGTTTTTGCGCTTCGCGGAAAAAAATAATTTTAAGGCCGCGGTCATCGACGAAAGCCGCGGAGCTGAAGCCGGGATCAAAAGTGTTGTTGTGGAAATTTCCGGCCCGTTCGCTTACGGCTATTTTAAAAGCGAGGCCGGCGTGCATCGCCTGGTCCGGCAATCGCCGTTCAATTCTACGCATACCAGAGAAACATCTTTTGCTTTGGTTGAAGTTTTGCCGATCATTGAGCAAGGCGAGTTTAAAATGAACATGGATGATATCGAAATAGAGGCCAAAACCTCGCGCGGCCACGGCGGGCAATCAGTGAACACTACTTATTCCGCCATCCGCGCCACGCACAAACCCACAGGCCTGACTGTGACCATCCAAAACGAACGGTCCCAGACCCAGAACAAAGAACAGGCCCTGAAGATCCTGACTGCCAAACTGGCGCAGCTCGAAGAACAGCGGCAGCAGGAAGAAAAGCTCCAGATCCGCGGTGAATTCCACAGCGCCGAGTGGGGAAACCAGATCCGCTCATACGTTCTGCATCCCTATAAGCTAGTCAAAGATCACCGCACAAATTATGAGACTTCGGATGCCGAATCGGTGCTTGAAGGCGATCTTTCCGAATTTGTGAAGCAATACTTGGAGAAAAACAGAAATGCTAAGGTTTAA
- a CDS encoding dihydrofolate reductase yields the protein MRLTLVAAVAKNGVIGSQNSMPWYIPEDLKHFKDVTIGKTCLMGRNTFDSIMQKLGKPLPGRKNVVISRHTDWQVPDGVEVYSSVEDALENLQAEDEVMVTGGGQIYAQLIDQADKLIITHIHREIDGDVLFPEIDPAKWKKVSEKPHKEFSWTTYERIK from the coding sequence ATGAGACTAACACTCGTTGCCGCGGTGGCCAAAAATGGCGTGATCGGCAGCCAGAACTCTATGCCTTGGTACATTCCGGAAGACTTGAAGCATTTTAAGGATGTCACTATAGGCAAGACCTGCCTGATGGGACGGAATACCTTTGATTCGATCATGCAAAAATTAGGCAAGCCTCTGCCAGGCCGGAAGAATGTCGTGATCAGCAGGCATACCGACTGGCAGGTACCGGATGGAGTTGAGGTTTACAGCAGTGTGGAAGATGCGCTTGAGAATCTGCAGGCTGAGGACGAAGTGATGGTGACGGGCGGAGGACAGATCTACGCTCAACTGATCGATCAGGCCGATAAATTAATTATTACGCACATCCATAGAGAAATTGACGGCGATGTTCTGTTTCCCGAGATCGATCCGGCCAAATGGAAGAAGGTTTCTGAAAAGCCGCATAAGGAATTTTCATGGACAACCTATGAAAGAATAAAATAA
- the ftsE gene encoding cell division ATP-binding protein FtsE, giving the protein MIQFDQVTKTYNKVMALKDITLDIHKGEFISLVGQSGAGKSTLISLIIGEERADSGRILIDDIDVSQIRRTDIPYLRRKIGVVFQDIKLLPRRTAYENVAFALEVSGENHNHIKKEVPRILELVGLTDKAKAFPNEMSGGEKQRVAIARALSHNPVLLLADEPTGNLDSINAWDIIQVLMKINKAGTTVILATHAKDLVNSVKKRVVTIEKGEIVYDQEKGKYVL; this is encoded by the coding sequence ATGATCCAATTCGACCAAGTAACTAAAACATACAATAAAGTCATGGCGCTGAAGGATATCACCTTGGACATCCACAAAGGCGAGTTTATTTCGCTTGTCGGCCAATCCGGCGCCGGCAAGTCCACTCTGATATCTCTGATAATCGGCGAGGAACGGGCAGACTCGGGTCGGATCCTGATCGATGACATAGATGTGTCTCAGATCCGCCGCACCGACATCCCTTACTTGCGCCGCAAGATCGGAGTAGTGTTCCAGGATATCAAACTCCTGCCAAGGAGAACGGCTTATGAGAACGTGGCTTTTGCTCTTGAGGTTTCCGGAGAAAACCATAATCACATAAAAAAAGAAGTGCCGAGGATCTTGGAATTGGTGGGGCTGACGGATAAAGCCAAGGCGTTTCCCAATGAAATGTCAGGCGGAGAAAAACAGCGGGTGGCCATTGCCCGGGCATTGTCGCATAATCCGGTGCTGCTTTTAGCTGATGAGCCGACAGGCAACCTGGATTCTATCAACGCCTGGGACATTATCCAGGTGCTGATGAAGATCAATAAGGCGGGGACGACTGTGATCCTGGCCACGCACGCCAAAGATCTGGTCAACAGCGTGAAAAAACGCGTCGTGACCATTGAAAAGGGCGAGATAGTCTATGACCAGGAAAAAGGAAAGTACGTTTTATAA
- a CDS encoding CTP synthase: protein MIKKAKTRKTKYIFVSGGVISGLGKGITAASIAAILKGKGYKISPVKVDMYLNFDAGTIRPQEHGEVFVTDDGIETDQDLGHYERFLDRNLSKVNYITTGQVYAEVMRRERAFEYNGEDVEAIPHITDEIIRRFKKAGKDADIVIIELGGTVGEYQNGIFFEASRIMKLREPDDVLQVHVAYLPIPGNLGEMKSKPVQQSVRLLNSLGIEPDFIVARAEHYVDDKRKERIALFCNVKKEDVIANPDMASIYEVPLVMQKQKLGEKILEKLDFAPGKKDLGPWRKLVKTMKTVKKEVHIAVVGKYFSTGNYNLADVYVSIIEALKAASWHNKAKPVLHWIDSEKIEKEGTQLLDNMDGIVITPGFGKRGVEGLISSITYARENHIPYLGLCYGMQMATIEFARNVLKLKNANTKEVDDDTPHPVIHIMPDQEKKLLKKDYGASMRLGAWPCVLKQGSRAEKAYGTRKIEERHRHRYEFNNKYRKMFENAGMIFSGTSPDGHLVEIIELADHPFFVGVQFHPEFKSRPLDPGPLFREFIKASIKK, encoded by the coding sequence ATGATAAAAAAAGCAAAGACTCGCAAAACAAAGTACATTTTTGTTTCCGGGGGCGTTATCTCAGGCCTCGGAAAAGGCATCACAGCGGCATCGATTGCCGCTATTTTAAAGGGCAAAGGTTACAAGATCTCTCCGGTGAAGGTGGATATGTATCTGAACTTTGATGCCGGCACGATCAGGCCGCAGGAGCATGGCGAGGTTTTTGTCACCGATGACGGGATAGAGACCGACCAGGACCTCGGGCATTACGAGCGGTTTTTGGACAGAAACCTTTCCAAGGTCAATTACATAACCACAGGGCAGGTTTACGCCGAGGTTATGCGCCGTGAGCGGGCTTTTGAATACAACGGCGAGGATGTGGAAGCCATCCCGCATATCACTGACGAGATCATCCGCCGTTTCAAAAAAGCCGGCAAGGACGCGGACATTGTGATCATTGAGCTCGGCGGCACTGTGGGTGAATACCAAAACGGCATTTTTTTTGAAGCCTCCCGCATCATGAAGCTGCGCGAGCCTGATGACGTTCTGCAGGTTCATGTGGCCTATCTGCCGATTCCGGGGAACCTGGGCGAAATGAAATCCAAGCCTGTCCAGCAGTCGGTCAGACTGCTCAACTCGCTTGGAATTGAGCCGGATTTTATAGTTGCCCGGGCCGAACACTATGTGGACGATAAGCGCAAAGAGCGTATTGCGCTTTTTTGTAATGTGAAAAAAGAAGATGTCATCGCAAACCCGGACATGGCTTCGATCTACGAAGTGCCGCTGGTCATGCAAAAGCAGAAATTGGGCGAGAAGATCCTGGAAAAGCTCGATTTTGCCCCGGGCAAAAAAGACTTGGGGCCATGGCGGAAACTGGTGAAGACCATGAAGACCGTTAAGAAAGAAGTGCATATAGCAGTTGTCGGCAAATATTTCAGCACCGGCAATTACAACCTTGCTGATGTGTATGTTTCCATTATTGAAGCGCTGAAGGCCGCTTCCTGGCATAACAAAGCCAAACCGGTCCTGCATTGGATCGATTCGGAGAAAATCGAAAAAGAAGGCACTCAGCTGTTAGATAATATGGACGGCATAGTCATCACTCCGGGCTTCGGCAAAAGGGGAGTAGAAGGGCTTATTTCGTCCATCACTTACGCCCGTGAAAACCATATCCCGTATTTAGGATTATGCTACGGCATGCAAATGGCGACCATAGAATTTGCGCGCAATGTTTTAAAGTTAAAAAATGCCAATACCAAAGAAGTTGATGATGACACGCCCCACCCCGTAATCCATATCATGCCTGACCAGGAAAAAAAGCTTTTGAAAAAAGATTATGGCGCCTCCATGCGGTTGGGCGCCTGGCCCTGTGTTCTGAAACAAGGCTCAAGAGCGGAAAAGGCATATGGCACCCGGAAAATAGAGGAGCGTCATCGCCACCGCTATGAATTCAATAATAAATACCGCAAGATGTTTGAAAATGCAGGCATGATCTTTTCTGGCACTTCTCCGGACGGACATTTGGTGGAAATAATCGAGCTTGCCGATCATCCTTTCTTTGTAGGCGTGCAGTTCCACCCGGAATTTAAATCCCGTCCTTTAGATCCGGGGCCGTTGTTCCGCGAATTCATTAAAGCGAGCATCAAAAAATAA
- a CDS encoding zf-TFIIB domain-containing protein — protein sequence MNCPNGHKLDQQISLGAVKVGRCSKCLGLWFDQDELKKAEDNQTDYVGWFNDELWDDPNNFKGAKGTRVCPKDSSALYSVRYGDSDIVIDVCQKCHGIWLDKNEFDKIEEWLKGKSSYDLLNNYFKTLVHAGKDIFTGPEDLKSELHNFMIVAKYLQFRLVAGSPGLTNLLINLPLTPEL from the coding sequence ATGAATTGTCCGAACGGGCACAAATTAGATCAGCAGATATCGCTCGGCGCAGTCAAAGTCGGGCGCTGTTCCAAATGCCTGGGATTATGGTTCGATCAGGATGAATTGAAAAAAGCCGAAGACAACCAAACCGATTATGTCGGCTGGTTTAATGATGAGCTCTGGGATGATCCGAATAATTTTAAAGGCGCCAAAGGGACCCGTGTTTGCCCCAAAGACAGCTCGGCTTTGTATAGTGTTCGTTATGGCGACTCCGATATTGTCATTGATGTTTGCCAAAAATGCCATGGCATCTGGCTGGATAAAAACGAGTTTGATAAGATCGAAGAATGGCTAAAGGGCAAATCATCTTACGATCTGCTCAATAATTATTTTAAAACTCTAGTGCACGCGGGAAAAGATATTTTTACCGGTCCTGAGGATCTGAAATCCGAACTGCATAATTTTATGATCGTAGCCAAATATCTCCAGTTCCGATTGGTTGCCGGCAGCCCGGGATTGACAAATCTTCTGATCAATCTGCCCCTGACTCCGGAATTGTAA
- a CDS encoding DNA methyltransferase, with protein MAELLGVLALLGVTSKVLACSPEVVVIETDKPLSADSLQARLGGTIKIIRLFDTFQKKGKEYPTAVLTNYFTFKRIKEYFHEYTGKKQFGVSIYSLDPAIRFREEPTRIAFLIKKILQDQAQSVRAVLPQFPSQALSSVQVTENQLLQKGAEVVVISGNQRIFVGKTLVVQNYEDYGRRDYQRPARDEKVGMIPPKVAQTMINLAGPLKPLEFILDPFAGSGTILQEAILMGYRAIGSDIEQKMIENSEKNLEWFRNRYDVAPNRYKLFKANAAEISIQIPKQKVAAVVTEGTLGPIYGKLPKKTEMQSNFKALSKLYDQVFKEFKKFLAEGSKVVICLPAYKLNMSDYDFMPNLDFIAENGYIVLEPLPEYLTVKYKFLKVTPRRSIIYDRNDQLVAREIFMIQYGKQENNQETVIENADALETGSEEKGLE; from the coding sequence TTGGCCGAGCTCCTTGGCGTTTTAGCATTGCTCGGAGTAACGTCCAAAGTTTTGGCATGCTCGCCCGAGGTGGTAGTGATCGAAACGGACAAACCTCTTAGTGCTGACTCGCTTCAGGCCCGTTTGGGCGGAACCATTAAAATTATACGCTTATTCGACACTTTTCAAAAGAAAGGCAAGGAATACCCCACGGCTGTTCTGACCAACTATTTCACTTTTAAACGCATAAAAGAATATTTCCACGAATACACGGGCAAGAAACAATTCGGCGTGTCCATCTATTCGCTGGATCCCGCTATCCGGTTTCGCGAAGAACCGACCAGGATCGCTTTTTTGATAAAGAAAATTTTACAGGACCAGGCGCAAAGCGTGCGGGCGGTCCTTCCTCAATTCCCCTCTCAAGCTTTGTCCTCGGTCCAGGTCACGGAAAATCAGCTGCTGCAAAAGGGCGCTGAGGTTGTGGTCATCTCCGGCAATCAGCGCATCTTTGTCGGTAAAACTCTTGTGGTGCAAAACTACGAAGATTACGGCCGGCGCGATTATCAAAGACCGGCCAGGGACGAGAAGGTCGGCATGATCCCGCCGAAAGTGGCCCAGACCATGATCAATCTGGCCGGACCGCTCAAGCCCCTGGAATTTATTTTAGATCCGTTCGCAGGCTCGGGTACGATCCTGCAGGAAGCAATTCTTATGGGCTACCGCGCCATAGGCTCGGATATTGAACAGAAGATGATCGAGAACAGTGAAAAAAATCTTGAATGGTTTCGAAACCGTTATGATGTGGCTCCAAACCGATACAAACTGTTTAAGGCCAATGCTGCTGAAATTTCCATTCAGATACCCAAGCAAAAAGTGGCGGCTGTCGTGACTGAAGGTACCTTGGGCCCGATCTACGGAAAATTGCCGAAAAAAACTGAAATGCAAAGTAATTTTAAAGCCTTAAGCAAACTTTATGACCAGGTCTTCAAAGAGTTTAAAAAATTCCTGGCAGAGGGCTCGAAAGTAGTTATCTGTCTGCCGGCATATAAGCTGAACATGTCTGACTATGATTTCATGCCGAATCTTGACTTTATAGCCGAAAACGGGTATATTGTTCTGGAACCTTTGCCGGAATATTTAACAGTGAAATATAAGTTTCTGAAAGTTACGCCGAGAAGATCGATAATTTACGACAGAAATGACCAGCTGGTGGCAAGGGAAATATTCATGATCCAGTATGGTAAACAAGAAAATAATCAGGAAACTGTAATAGAAAACGCGGATGCGTTGGAGACAGGATCCGAAGAGAAAGGGTTGGAATAA
- the rpmA gene encoding 50S ribosomal protein L27, with the protein MAHKKAGGSTALGRDSQSQRLGIKLFGGQTAKVGSILVRQRGTKWHAGKNVRKGSDDTLYAASIGTVKFTGKKVRGFDGNLHHRRFVHVISK; encoded by the coding sequence ATGGCTCATAAGAAAGCCGGCGGCTCTACAGCTTTAGGCCGGGATTCGCAATCACAAAGACTAGGCATTAAATTATTCGGCGGCCAAACTGCCAAAGTTGGCTCAATTCTGGTCCGCCAGCGCGGCACCAAATGGCATGCCGGCAAAAATGTCCGCAAAGGCTCTGACGACACGCTCTATGCCGCTTCGATCGGCACCGTAAAATTCACAGGAAAAAAAGTCCGCGGCTTTGACGGCAACTTGCATCACCGCCGTTTTGTTCACGTAATTTCAAAATAA
- the rplI gene encoding 50S ribosomal protein L9 has product MKVILTKDVAGLGRAGDVKEVSDGHARNFLLPKHLVLPATAAALDRLQKEEQELQAKVKRQEEKFLSLKNKMESKVFTIKGRAQKQNLFAALHEDQVAKAINEKLDLGLTPDQVVIEKPIKSLGLHKVQIRFAEKLKADVKLDVVAES; this is encoded by the coding sequence ATGAAAGTCATACTAACAAAGGATGTTGCAGGCTTGGGCCGTGCAGGGGATGTGAAAGAAGTTTCTGACGGACATGCCAGGAATTTTTTATTGCCCAAGCACCTGGTCCTGCCGGCCACTGCAGCTGCGCTGGACAGGCTGCAGAAAGAAGAACAGGAACTACAAGCCAAAGTTAAACGGCAGGAAGAAAAATTTTTGTCCTTGAAGAACAAAATGGAAAGCAAGGTCTTCACGATCAAAGGCCGCGCCCAGAAGCAGAACTTGTTCGCCGCCCTTCATGAGGACCAGGTGGCGAAAGCCATAAACGAGAAGCTGGACCTGGGACTGACGCCTGACCAGGTTGTGATAGAAAAACCGATAAAAAGCTTGGGTTTGCACAAAGTCCAGATTAGATTTGCGGAAAAGCTTAAAGCTGATGTAAAATTAGACGTAGTGGCGGAAAGCTAG
- a CDS encoding C39 family peptidase: protein MNKSYIKFFAIIIIIVAAFTAVYLLRSKTQLGQKVVDKITGTPPPPPDTSFNPTVPDAVQASYVKLNVPFTSQAPTGNWADPREEDGCEEASVLMAWSWIKDQPLNPTDALKTILDMSAFETAHYGNYDDTDAQDTAKFFTDYYGYTNLEVKIDPSIDDIKNELRAGKLVLAPANGQKLGNPHYTAPGPLTHFMVIKGFDDSKGIFITNDAGTQYGKDYTYKYQVLYDALVNYPSGHHESQAGRPKAMIVVTK from the coding sequence ATGAATAAATCTTATATAAAATTTTTCGCAATTATCATTATAATAGTAGCAGCTTTCACTGCCGTTTATTTGCTGCGCTCAAAAACGCAGCTTGGACAAAAAGTAGTAGATAAGATCACGGGAACTCCGCCTCCGCCGCCTGACACGAGTTTTAACCCCACGGTCCCGGACGCAGTACAAGCCAGCTATGTTAAATTAAATGTGCCCTTTACCTCCCAGGCCCCAACCGGCAATTGGGCCGACCCCCGTGAAGAAGACGGCTGTGAAGAAGCCTCAGTGCTTATGGCTTGGTCATGGATAAAAGACCAGCCCTTAAATCCCACGGATGCGCTGAAGACGATCCTTGATATGTCTGCCTTTGAAACAGCACATTACGGCAATTACGACGATACTGATGCTCAGGACACGGCCAAATTCTTTACCGATTATTACGGCTACACAAATTTGGAAGTTAAGATCGATCCTTCTATCGACGACATTAAAAATGAACTGCGTGCAGGCAAACTGGTCCTGGCTCCGGCCAATGGCCAAAAACTGGGCAACCCGCATTATACGGCGCCCGGCCCCTTGACCCATTTCATGGTCATAAAAGGGTTTGATGATTCCAAAGGCATTTTCATCACTAATGATGCCGGTACGCAGTATGGAAAAGATTATACTTATAAATATCAAGTTCTTTACGACGCGCTGGTCAATTATCCCAGCGGACATCATGAAAGCCAGGCCGGACGGCCCAAGGCCATGATCGTGGTTACGAAATAA
- a CDS encoding permease-like cell division protein FtsX, translating to MPATNANRLIKSGVTNFFRNIWVSIAATSMVAITLFIISTILVFYTLTVLAIQNSTDKVGVVTAYFNDTTTDSEITNVRAEIEALPGVSSVGYISKAQAEDLFKQRHQNEPVLLETLNEFTAADSPIPASLAVRADKLSDYPQIYSTLTSDRYAPYFQTVRDNQKVIDKLHSIINFITRFGLILAGIFILVTIMVTFNTIRLTIYNRREEVEIMRLVGATNWYIRWPFMIEGILYALFATIFVSIVVLVLLFLLSGRIEQFLSISSLGTTLFNAIFWKILLINLAASVCLCLIASTIAIRRYLRI from the coding sequence ATGCCAGCCACCAACGCCAATCGCCTGATAAAATCTGGCGTAACCAATTTCTTCCGGAATATTTGGGTGTCTATTGCCGCGACTTCCATGGTGGCCATCACTCTTTTTATCATTTCAACCATTCTGGTTTTCTATACCCTGACCGTGCTGGCCATCCAGAATTCCACTGACAAGGTCGGCGTGGTCACAGCTTATTTTAACGACACGACCACTGACAGCGAGATCACCAATGTCAGGGCTGAAATTGAAGCTCTGCCGGGCGTAAGTTCCGTAGGATACATTTCCAAAGCCCAGGCTGAGGATCTTTTCAAGCAGAGGCATCAGAACGAGCCGGTTCTGCTTGAAACTTTAAATGAATTTACCGCCGCTGACAGCCCGATTCCGGCCTCTTTGGCCGTGCGCGCGGACAAGCTGTCGGATTATCCGCAGATTTACAGCACCCTGACCTCGGACCGTTATGCTCCGTATTTTCAAACCGTGCGCGATAATCAGAAGGTCATAGATAAATTGCACAGCATCATCAATTTCATCACCCGCTTCGGCCTGATACTGGCCGGCATATTCATCCTGGTCACGATCATGGTGACGTTCAATACTATCCGCCTGACGATCTACAATCGCCGCGAAGAAGTGGAGATCATGCGCCTGGTCGGCGCGACCAATTGGTACATCCGCTGGCCTTTCATGATCGAAGGCATCTTATATGCGTTGTTTGCCACAATTTTCGTTTCTATCGTGGTTTTGGTCCTCCTGTTCCTGCTCTCCGGCAGGATCGAACAATTTCTGTCCATTTCAAGCCTGGGAACAACTTTGTTCAACGCCATTTTTTGGAAGATCTTGCTGATCAATCTTGCTGCCAGCGTTTGTTTGTGCCTGATCGCATCTACAATCGCCATCCGACGCTATTTGCGAATATAA
- a CDS encoding cysteine desulfurase family protein has translation MKRIYLDYAATTPLDERVEKTMRDFELKYFGNPSSTHREGQAARARIDTARGVIADFINAKPQEIIFTSGATEANNLAIQGTAAFYIKEFQMKPHIITTKLEHQSVYNTVKKLSEQGIVDATFVDPTSDGLIDPDDIIRAITAYTILVSVVYVSNEIGSVLPVREIGQKLEELNKRQKYQIMYHIDAVQAAKFFNCNADKLGCDMMTLSAHKIYGPKGIGALYITSGKKLNNLFYGGSQEYGKRPGTQNTAGIIGFAKAVELLGSLEERQKSGKKISMLRDTFISEIKKIKKTELNGPIGDLRSPDIVNFTIYGADQDALMTSLDLAGIAASTGSACVSGSSEPSHVIEALGKTGTGQAATIRVTISSYTKTSDIEYAVKALNKIILKLRNKNE, from the coding sequence ATGAAACGAATTTATCTTGATTACGCCGCCACCACACCTCTCGATGAACGCGTCGAAAAAACGATGCGTGATTTTGAATTGAAATATTTTGGCAATCCCAGCTCCACTCACCGCGAAGGACAAGCGGCAAGGGCCAGAATTGACACAGCGCGCGGCGTGATTGCTGATTTTATCAATGCCAAGCCGCAGGAAATAATTTTTACTTCCGGAGCAACTGAAGCCAATAACTTGGCCATTCAAGGAACTGCAGCCTTCTACATCAAAGAATTTCAAATGAAGCCTCATATAATCACGACTAAATTGGAACACCAATCAGTTTACAACACAGTCAAAAAATTAAGCGAGCAGGGGATAGTGGACGCGACTTTCGTCGATCCGACCTCGGACGGTTTGATAGATCCTGATGATATCATCCGAGCCATTACCGCCTACACAATTTTAGTTAGCGTTGTTTATGTTTCCAACGAGATCGGGTCGGTACTGCCGGTAAGGGAGATCGGACAAAAGCTGGAGGAGCTCAATAAACGCCAAAAATATCAGATCATGTACCATATTGATGCGGTACAGGCGGCAAAGTTCTTTAACTGCAACGCGGATAAGCTCGGATGTGACATGATGACGCTTTCCGCGCATAAGATCTATGGGCCGAAAGGAATCGGCGCTCTTTACATCACATCCGGCAAAAAACTCAATAATTTGTTTTATGGAGGCTCTCAGGAATACGGTAAGCGCCCGGGCACTCAAAACACGGCTGGGATCATTGGCTTTGCCAAGGCTGTGGAACTGCTCGGTTCTTTGGAAGAACGGCAAAAATCCGGAAAAAAAATCTCCATGCTCCGCGATACTTTTATTTCAGAAATAAAAAAGATAAAAAAAACTGAATTGAACGGGCCAATAGGGGATTTACGTTCGCCGGATATTGTGAATTTCACCATTTACGGCGCGGATCAGGATGCGCTGATGACTTCCCTGGATTTGGCCGGGATCGCTGCCTCAACAGGCTCAGCCTGCGTTTCGGGCTCTTCCGAGCCTTCACATGTGATTGAAGCGCTCGGTAAAACCGGCACTGGACAAGCGGCTACTATTCGTGTTACAATAAGTAGTTATACAAAAACCTCAGACATTGAATATGCGGTCAAAGCATTAAATAAGATAATTTTAAAACTGCGCAATAAAAATGAATAA
- a CDS encoding HAD family hydrolase — translation MIKLVAFDWNGTILSDTNAVVRAESATRLHFGLQATNLKEFQDQYDIPIKTYWIKAGFDPKVFNAKSHEIHLVFQKHYEPREAFCRTRSGTRGILAWLRSQKIKSIIFSNHIVPHIQKQARRLHIDGYFDGILARSSIADSSHMTAQGKAEKLRRYVQGLRLRPREVLTVGDTTEEIEIGRKFGYTTVALTQGYQSTARLKAAKPDFLIHNLKELKTIIWKNFSEKLKV, via the coding sequence ATGATCAAATTAGTTGCTTTTGACTGGAACGGCACGATCTTATCAGACACGAATGCAGTGGTTCGCGCCGAAAGCGCGACCCGTTTGCACTTTGGGTTACAGGCAACGAACCTCAAAGAGTTCCAAGACCAATATGACATCCCGATCAAAACGTATTGGATCAAAGCGGGATTTGATCCAAAAGTATTTAATGCTAAATCTCACGAAATCCATTTAGTGTTCCAAAAGCATTATGAACCGCGGGAAGCTTTTTGCCGCACAAGGTCAGGCACTCGGGGCATATTGGCATGGTTGCGGTCACAAAAGATCAAAAGTATAATTTTCAGCAATCACATCGTTCCTCACATACAAAAGCAGGCCAGACGGCTGCATATCGACGGATATTTTGACGGAATTTTGGCCAGAAGCTCAATTGCTGATTCTTCGCATATGACGGCTCAAGGCAAAGCGGAAAAACTTCGTCGATATGTTCAGGGTTTGCGTTTGCGTCCGCGTGAGGTTTTGACAGTCGGAGATACTACTGAAGAAATAGAAATTGGGCGAAAATTCGGCTATACTACGGTTGCATTGACCCAAGGCTACCAAAGCACAGCGAGACTTAAGGCAGCAAAGCCGGATTTCCTGATCCATAACCTTAAGGAGCTTAAAACAATCATATGGAAGAACTTCTCAGAGAAATTAAAAGTTTAA